The following proteins come from a genomic window of Leptospira bandrabouensis:
- a CDS encoding helicase — MSQETVLYQELEKLDLNEIKKIASLWNIQKIPGKDKKSTILGLMEIFQNEFYLKGILEKFTPLQVNILTSILKNKGVMTLGEISRKVNIPPINVEMELNVLRKYYLLYQRKNRERLTNNLDKYHTYDEYLKLIKVETNPKGEKFKFSIEKALHKATLAELPEEWKEAVGAKKGEHIETFLKNALEQEFLQKLIDGLSDFDKDVLHQIYIHGGVIEANTIRNYITVNRGRFEQTIPHLTSLYLVRDLYYVEDKFIRVIVIPKEILEFLQFSPILPPVKKGTRVRQEKISANGLDFFLNVKKLISYISRKGLNLAKSGKIKQADHKRTETELLSPDIEIFPEKSQVYQIELILPILKLLGYVDIKGENVILIQETDEFLKKDIFEIMKLVIHEVNEARTRRLNPAEVFTATEVPFYEKGILDKTVKLIMAHGKINSSVIFSHIIRDHLVFSPTFQIKTYEEDLADLRKEIISAIFYLQLFGLIEVEYPQRNLSLSELGAHYFNHEPLVTVTEKGGITINPDFSIIAFPDRVSLHGIHLLKAFCELKDYDRVYTFLLTKDSFQLGILLGYDKETFIHFLRESSKAELAQNLLFLLDDWGNNLPIVTITEDSVLLRTKDSQVMELLLGQIKGKKFVLEEVSPTGIIIEKSKVMEVIAIAEKLNMIIRLNR; from the coding sequence ATGAGCCAAGAAACTGTCCTGTACCAAGAGTTAGAGAAACTCGATCTCAACGAGATCAAAAAAATCGCAAGCCTTTGGAACATCCAAAAGATCCCAGGAAAGGACAAAAAATCGACTATTTTGGGCCTCATGGAGATTTTCCAGAACGAATTTTACCTAAAAGGGATTCTGGAAAAGTTCACACCCCTCCAAGTCAACATTCTGACCTCCATTTTAAAGAACAAAGGGGTTATGACACTCGGTGAAATTTCTAGAAAGGTCAACATCCCTCCCATTAACGTGGAGATGGAACTGAACGTACTTAGAAAGTACTACCTTCTTTACCAAAGAAAGAACCGCGAACGTCTTACTAACAATTTAGATAAATATCATACTTATGATGAATACTTAAAACTCATCAAAGTAGAAACAAATCCTAAGGGTGAAAAGTTTAAATTCTCTATTGAGAAGGCCTTACACAAAGCAACACTAGCAGAACTTCCAGAAGAATGGAAAGAAGCTGTTGGTGCCAAAAAAGGCGAACACATTGAAACATTTTTAAAGAATGCTCTCGAACAAGAGTTCCTTCAAAAGTTAATCGATGGCCTTTCTGATTTTGATAAAGATGTCCTTCACCAAATATATATTCACGGTGGTGTCATTGAAGCAAATACCATTCGTAATTACATCACGGTGAATCGTGGTAGGTTTGAACAAACTATCCCACATCTTACATCTCTTTATTTAGTTCGTGATTTATATTATGTAGAAGATAAATTCATTCGGGTCATTGTGATCCCGAAAGAAATTTTGGAGTTTTTGCAGTTTTCTCCTATTTTACCTCCTGTAAAAAAAGGAACCCGCGTTCGTCAGGAAAAAATTTCTGCCAATGGTCTCGATTTTTTCTTAAACGTAAAAAAACTCATTTCGTATATTTCACGTAAGGGTTTGAACCTTGCAAAATCTGGAAAAATCAAACAAGCAGATCACAAAAGAACGGAAACGGAACTTTTATCTCCTGATATAGAAATTTTTCCTGAAAAAAGTCAGGTGTATCAAATTGAACTGATCCTTCCTATCTTAAAACTTTTAGGATATGTGGATATCAAAGGTGAAAACGTAATTCTCATTCAAGAAACTGATGAATTTCTAAAGAAAGACATCTTTGAAATCATGAAGCTCGTGATTCATGAAGTGAATGAAGCAAGGACTCGTCGTCTCAATCCAGCAGAAGTATTTACTGCCACCGAAGTTCCGTTCTACGAAAAAGGAATTTTGGATAAAACTGTAAAACTCATAATGGCACATGGAAAGATCAACAGTTCAGTGATTTTTTCTCATATCATTCGTGACCATTTGGTTTTTTCACCAACATTTCAGATCAAAACTTATGAAGAGGATTTAGCAGACTTACGTAAAGAAATCATTTCTGCTATCTTTTACTTACAACTCTTTGGTCTTATTGAAGTAGAATATCCACAAAGAAACCTTAGCCTTTCCGAGCTTGGTGCCCACTATTTCAACCACGAACCTCTGGTTACGGTGACTGAAAAAGGTGGAATTACCATCAACCCTGACTTCTCGATCATTGCTTTCCCTGATCGAGTTTCTTTACATGGAATTCATTTATTAAAAGCTTTCTGTGAGTTAAAAGATTACGATAGAGTTTATACTTTTTTACTAACTAAAGATAGTTTCCAATTGGGGATTTTGCTTGGTTATGATAAAGAAACGTTCATTCATTTTTTAAGAGAATCATCGAAAGCAGAACTTGCACAGAACTTACTCTTCTTATTGGATGATTGGGGTAATAACCTTCCTATCGTTACCATTACAGAAGACTCCGTTCTCCTTAGAACCAAAGATTCTCAGGTGATGGAACTTCTTTTGGGTCAAATCAAAGGCAAAAAATTTGTTTTGGAAGAAGTGAGCCCAACAGGAATCATTATCGAAAAATCGAAGGTGATGGAAGTTATAGCCATTGCAGAAAAATTAAACATGATCATTCGATTGAATCGTTAG
- a CDS encoding ABC1 kinase family protein, which translates to MDSLSEIVSFGWQSSLRVAHSSFVFTSRAIGILAQLAKGNPNHREIAITLREAFSDLGATYIKLGQFIASAPSLFPKEYVEEMQVCLDSVRPVAFRDIRSSVERELGGKLETLFHSFDETPLASASIAQVHAAVTKEGLDVVVKVQRPDVHLTLKTDMQILKILTKILEIIAPEFKKSGLTAMFEEFQTSILQEIDFIQEAKNIEEFEDYLLRVKESRARVPRVYHTLSTKKVLTMERFYGVPITDEVGLRKFTNNPRKILSDALEIWFSSLSNQGFFHADVHAGNLMILKDGTIGFIDFGIVGRISPKIWKGLMLFTQGIGIGEPTLVAKGLVEMDSTDSGVNPTVLAKELDSVFNELESVYVHLTDNEIFDESRVNRIMYEMKEIAEKNGLKIPREFALLMKQMLYFDRYVKSIAPEINLFRDTQKFAIS; encoded by the coding sequence ATGGATTCTCTTTCTGAAATCGTTTCTTTCGGCTGGCAATCGAGCCTACGAGTCGCCCATTCCAGTTTTGTGTTCACTTCTAGGGCGATTGGGATTTTGGCCCAACTTGCCAAAGGAAACCCCAACCATAGAGAAATCGCCATTACCCTCCGAGAGGCATTTTCTGACCTGGGAGCCACCTATATCAAACTGGGGCAATTCATTGCAAGTGCCCCTTCCTTGTTTCCCAAAGAGTACGTAGAGGAAATGCAGGTTTGTTTGGATTCAGTGCGGCCCGTTGCATTTCGGGACATTCGATCCTCCGTTGAACGAGAATTGGGTGGTAAACTCGAAACTTTGTTCCATAGTTTTGATGAAACCCCTCTGGCTTCTGCATCCATTGCTCAAGTCCATGCGGCTGTCACAAAGGAAGGTTTGGATGTAGTAGTAAAAGTCCAAAGACCTGACGTTCACCTAACGCTAAAAACTGATATGCAGATTTTGAAAATCCTTACAAAGATTTTAGAAATCATTGCTCCTGAATTTAAAAAATCAGGACTTACAGCTATGTTTGAAGAATTTCAAACATCCATCTTACAGGAAATAGATTTTATACAAGAAGCAAAAAATATTGAAGAGTTTGAAGATTACCTTTTGCGAGTGAAAGAATCTAGAGCGAGAGTTCCCAGAGTATACCACACCCTATCCACAAAGAAAGTTTTGACTATGGAAAGATTTTATGGAGTGCCTATCACCGATGAAGTCGGCCTTCGTAAGTTCACAAACAATCCAAGAAAAATTTTAAGTGATGCCTTAGAAATTTGGTTTTCTTCTCTATCCAACCAAGGTTTTTTTCATGCCGATGTTCACGCTGGAAATCTTATGATTTTAAAAGATGGAACCATTGGATTTATCGATTTTGGAATCGTGGGAAGAATTTCTCCTAAAATTTGGAAAGGTCTTATGTTATTTACCCAAGGAATTGGCATCGGCGAACCTACGTTAGTGGCAAAAGGATTAGTAGAAATGGATTCTACTGATAGCGGAGTGAATCCTACTGTACTCGCAAAAGAATTAGATTCTGTTTTTAATGAATTAGAATCAGTTTATGTTCATTTGACCGATAATGAGATATTTGACGAATCCAGGGTAAATCGAATTATGTACGAGATGAAGGAAATTGCCGAAAAAAATGGACTAAAAATCCCAAGAGAATTTGCTCTTCTCATGAAACAAATGTTATACTTTGATAGATATGTGAAGTCGATTGCACCAGAAATCAATTTATTCCGTGACACACAAAAATTTGCAATCTCATAA
- a CDS encoding FeoA family protein — translation MTIQDLKIGETAAIVSLDSRQLPRPMLTELLELGFFPGAEITLKGKSSLLGKMICDLNGTTIALRIQDGKAIEIKLKQS, via the coding sequence ATGACAATACAAGATTTAAAAATTGGAGAAACAGCAGCGATTGTTTCCTTAGATTCCAGACAACTGCCAAGACCAATGTTAACCGAGTTATTAGAACTGGGTTTTTTCCCCGGTGCAGAAATCACACTCAAAGGAAAATCATCACTACTCGGTAAAATGATTTGTGATCTTAACGGAACCACAATAGCCTTACGAATCCAAGATGGAAAAGCCATAGAGATTAAATTAAAACAATCATGA
- the feoB gene encoding ferrous iron transport protein B — protein sequence MKENRIYLVGNPNCGKSTLFNQLTGLKQKTGNFSGVTVEKREGTLNLDNVDWTITDLPGTYGLGGVAEDKKIAYEVLLSRKPEEQVIYVLDALNLERGLQFLLQIIDMGVPTLVVLTMKDVLEKKRIQLDLENLKKSIGLQFVLVNAKSGEGIENLKEILKNPNSFQKRPRLWTWGSKEETFLSTAKQKLGINTNEAEFFLSQSLKFINKDPHLSDKRYFTKFPEETQNWLQSTVEGKGFHFYYEEEMIHRSFFIKKVLASVITYPKSIPGSWEEKLDRLLLHPILGFLCFFLLMGLLFQSLFSFAELPMDLIESGITNLQSFVESFLDDGLLKSLISEGIIGGVGSVIVFIPQIALLFLFIGILEESGYLARASFLMDRIMGKFGLSGKSFIPLLSSAACAVPAILGTRTIENKSDRFTTIMVSPLIMCSARYPVYILIVGTVFSFPPVFGIFNIQGFVLFSMFSLGMIVSFGFALLFRKTVFKEDASYFVMELPRYNLPSARSLFHTVYAKVKSFLSTAGQIILYISVLLWFLSHFPAEYKNNEWKTSPIETSYIGTIGKGMEPAIQPLGFDWKIGISILTSFAAREVMVSTLAVLYGSEENEEGESLRSMLRTETKADGSLVWTPLSGLSLLVFFAFASQCISTLAVTKKETGTIFWPIVQFLYMTTLAIGSSFLIFQLGKILGFS from the coding sequence ATGAAAGAAAATCGAATTTATTTAGTTGGAAATCCTAATTGTGGGAAATCAACTTTATTCAACCAACTTACAGGCCTAAAACAAAAAACAGGAAACTTCAGTGGAGTTACCGTCGAAAAAAGAGAAGGAACTCTAAATCTAGATAACGTTGACTGGACTATCACCGACTTACCAGGCACATACGGTCTTGGGGGAGTTGCGGAAGATAAAAAAATTGCTTACGAAGTATTACTTTCAAGAAAACCAGAAGAACAAGTAATTTATGTTTTAGATGCTCTGAATTTAGAACGGGGACTTCAGTTTTTACTACAAATTATTGATATGGGTGTTCCAACACTTGTAGTTTTGACTATGAAAGATGTGTTGGAGAAAAAAAGAATTCAATTGGATTTAGAAAATTTAAAAAAATCCATTGGACTTCAATTTGTTTTGGTCAATGCAAAATCTGGTGAAGGGATTGAAAATTTAAAAGAGATTCTAAAAAATCCAAATAGTTTTCAGAAACGCCCTCGATTATGGACTTGGGGATCAAAAGAAGAAACTTTTTTGTCTACCGCAAAACAAAAGCTAGGTATTAATACAAATGAAGCAGAATTCTTTTTATCACAATCGCTCAAGTTTATCAATAAAGATCCTCACTTAAGTGACAAACGTTATTTCACAAAGTTTCCAGAAGAAACACAAAACTGGTTACAATCCACTGTAGAGGGAAAAGGTTTTCATTTTTACTACGAAGAAGAAATGATCCATCGCTCCTTTTTTATTAAAAAAGTTTTGGCAAGTGTAATCACCTACCCAAAATCCATTCCCGGCAGTTGGGAAGAAAAATTAGATCGTCTTTTATTACACCCAATCCTTGGTTTTCTTTGTTTTTTCCTTTTGATGGGACTTCTATTTCAAAGTTTATTTAGTTTTGCAGAACTTCCTATGGATTTAATTGAATCTGGGATCACAAACTTACAATCATTTGTTGAAAGTTTCCTAGATGATGGACTTTTAAAATCTTTAATTTCAGAAGGGATCATTGGTGGTGTAGGAAGTGTTATCGTATTTATTCCTCAGATTGCACTTTTATTCCTATTCATAGGGATTTTAGAAGAATCTGGTTATTTAGCACGCGCTAGTTTCTTAATGGACCGAATAATGGGAAAATTTGGATTATCTGGAAAGTCTTTTATTCCTTTACTTTCATCTGCCGCTTGTGCCGTTCCAGCGATTCTTGGAACAAGAACCATAGAAAACAAATCAGACCGTTTTACAACGATTATGGTATCACCTCTCATTATGTGTTCAGCAAGGTATCCTGTTTACATTTTAATTGTGGGAACTGTTTTTAGTTTTCCCCCTGTGTTTGGAATATTTAATATCCAAGGGTTTGTTCTTTTCTCTATGTTTTCTCTTGGTATGATTGTTAGTTTTGGGTTTGCCCTTCTTTTCCGAAAAACTGTCTTTAAAGAAGATGCCTCTTATTTTGTTATGGAACTTCCCAGATACAATCTTCCTTCTGCGAGAAGTTTATTTCATACAGTATATGCAAAGGTAAAATCATTTTTATCAACCGCAGGGCAGATCATATTGTACATTTCTGTTTTACTTTGGTTTTTAAGTCACTTCCCCGCTGAATACAAAAATAACGAATGGAAAACAAGTCCCATTGAAACATCTTATATAGGTACCATTGGTAAGGGAATGGAACCGGCAATCCAACCGCTCGGTTTCGATTGGAAAATTGGGATCTCCATTTTAACATCTTTTGCAGCAAGAGAAGTAATGGTTTCCACCTTAGCTGTGCTATATGGTTCTGAAGAAAACGAAGAAGGGGAATCCCTCCGATCTATGCTTCGTACAGAAACAAAGGCCGATGGAAGCCTCGTTTGGACACCTCTTTCTGGACTTTCACTCCTTGTATTTTTTGCCTTTGCCAGTCAATGTATATCCACACTCGCTGTGACAAAAAAAGAAACAGGAACCATTTTTTGGCCGATTGTACAATTTTTATATATGACAACACTTGCCATTGGTTCCTCCTTTCTCATTTTCCAATTAGGAAAAATTTTAGGATTTTCTTAA
- a CDS encoding N-acetylneuraminate synthase family protein produces MDFKIGSKTLTRKSEPYLVAEIGLNHNSDLEIGKRTIAKAKESGAHAVKFQTYRTEEFIDSTNPDVKFLFDIFKQYELNESQHKEFQKTALDLGLDFFSTPLCESAVDLLCGLNVPVLKIASGDIVNLPLLKKSIQSGKPLIVSTGAALPEEITRAISLFQTNQTEVCLLHCVSMYPTPLNKVNLRSIPYYLDTTDYVVGFSDHSDGTLASSVACGLGAVVFEKHFTLDRNLEGPDHGISMDPMTFSKLANDLKLSFEMGGVYGKNTHPEETGGWFYGRRSLYKKGNSVLSLRPALHTKDQNVLNSWELDRVGDPSLLQEGPIRLAPRSK; encoded by the coding sequence TTGGATTTTAAAATTGGATCAAAAACTCTTACAAGAAAATCAGAACCGTATTTAGTTGCTGAAATTGGACTAAACCATAATTCTGATTTGGAAATTGGTAAACGAACAATCGCAAAAGCAAAAGAATCTGGGGCACACGCTGTCAAATTCCAAACCTATAGGACAGAAGAGTTCATTGACTCTACAAACCCTGATGTAAAATTTCTTTTTGATATCTTCAAACAATACGAATTAAACGAATCGCAACATAAGGAATTCCAAAAAACTGCCTTAGACTTAGGACTTGATTTTTTTTCTACCCCACTTTGTGAATCCGCTGTTGATTTGTTATGTGGATTAAATGTTCCTGTATTAAAAATCGCTTCTGGCGATATAGTTAATTTGCCTTTATTAAAAAAATCAATCCAATCAGGGAAACCTTTGATTGTTTCCACTGGTGCAGCATTGCCTGAAGAAATAACAAGAGCCATTTCTCTTTTTCAAACCAACCAAACAGAGGTTTGTTTACTTCATTGCGTTTCAATGTATCCCACACCACTCAATAAGGTAAATCTTAGATCCATTCCCTATTATTTAGATACAACAGACTATGTTGTGGGTTTTAGTGACCATTCGGATGGAACCTTGGCATCTTCCGTAGCCTGCGGTTTGGGTGCCGTGGTTTTTGAAAAACATTTTACCTTAGATCGAAATTTAGAAGGCCCCGATCATGGAATTTCCATGGATCCAATGACGTTTTCAAAATTGGCAAATGACTTAAAACTAAGTTTTGAAATGGGTGGGGTGTATGGAAAAAACACACATCCTGAAGAAACCGGTGGTTGGTTCTACGGAAGAAGATCCTTATATAAAAAAGGAAATTCCGTTCTTAGTTTAAGACCGGCTTTACATACAAAAGATCAAAATGTTTTAAATTCCTGGGAGTTAGACCGCGTGGGAGATCCTTCCCTTTTACAAGAAGGACCGATTCGATTGGCACCTAGGTCTAAGTAG
- a CDS encoding thioredoxin domain-containing protein, which yields MNRKNLALAGVIGGAIGLIVSFLLAIEYFGIGTENVASSACSALGGGDSCLKVAESSYSAIPGVPFLGNVPIALLGFGFYGLITYSFFLVTRAKSNEEVSNFISLLFPILVLGLVFDFILLGISVGIIGTICQLCFITYIVTIALLVILFLLWKTEGKPTLNFPLAIKDGMTTAALVYFFTFSLGFATSKMWVSGSNSNTLATSRGMDSAEIQSKIAAYFQEPTLGIKVEGYPFIGKKEAPITIVKYADYNCGHCMHTSHILHTVLSEYDGMVRVVYKNFPLDGTCNRLMQQPRPGATSCVAAIAAICADKQGKFEPMYRGLYDNLEKGVAHSGSSVVNLANSIGLNVNSLKACMASKDAQNQLNAEIDEAEKLNIQSTPSLYVNDRKIESGTPNPIFLKSLLEQIIQKM from the coding sequence ATGAATCGTAAGAATTTAGCATTAGCAGGAGTGATTGGTGGAGCCATTGGACTCATCGTCTCTTTCCTATTGGCAATTGAATATTTTGGAATTGGAACTGAAAATGTTGCTAGTTCTGCCTGTTCTGCGTTAGGTGGAGGTGACTCCTGTTTAAAAGTAGCAGAGAGTTCTTATTCGGCGATTCCAGGGGTGCCTTTTTTAGGAAATGTTCCTATCGCCTTACTTGGATTTGGTTTCTACGGATTAATTACATATTCTTTCTTTTTGGTAACTAGAGCTAAATCGAATGAAGAAGTTTCAAATTTTATTTCTCTTTTATTTCCAATTTTGGTTTTAGGACTGGTTTTTGATTTTATACTTTTGGGAATCTCTGTTGGTATAATCGGAACTATTTGCCAACTATGTTTCATCACGTACATTGTTACCATTGCACTTCTTGTAATTTTGTTTTTACTTTGGAAAACAGAAGGTAAACCAACCCTTAATTTCCCTTTGGCAATCAAAGATGGAATGACAACGGCAGCTCTTGTATATTTTTTCACTTTTTCCCTTGGATTTGCGACAAGCAAAATGTGGGTAAGTGGATCCAATTCCAATACACTGGCCACTTCCAGAGGAATGGATTCGGCAGAAATCCAATCAAAAATTGCGGCTTATTTTCAAGAACCAACACTGGGAATCAAAGTGGAAGGTTATCCTTTTATTGGTAAAAAAGAGGCACCTATCACTATTGTAAAATATGCAGACTATAATTGTGGGCATTGTATGCATACAAGCCATATCTTACATACAGTTCTTTCCGAATATGATGGAATGGTTCGTGTCGTTTATAAAAATTTTCCTTTAGATGGAACTTGTAACCGTCTTATGCAACAACCAAGGCCAGGGGCAACCTCTTGTGTTGCAGCCATTGCAGCCATTTGTGCCGACAAACAAGGAAAGTTCGAACCGATGTATCGTGGTTTATATGATAACTTAGAAAAAGGTGTGGCTCACTCAGGATCTAGTGTTGTTAATTTAGCAAATTCTATTGGACTCAATGTCAATTCATTGAAAGCGTGTATGGCTTCTAAAGATGCACAAAACCAATTGAATGCAGAGATTGATGAAGCCGAAAAGCTAAATATCCAATCGACTCCTTCTCTTTATGTGAACGATAGAAAAATTGAAAGTGGAACTCCAAATCCAATTTTTCTAAAATCACTTCTAGAACAAATCATTCAGAAAATGTAA